From Microbacterium invictum, the proteins below share one genomic window:
- a CDS encoding DUF305 domain-containing protein, with product MSKTDNDQHTSDHQHSEDDKPRTSAAMYLRFAAMILTAMVVMYWVMFVGSWEWSHIRFSQSRVFMTVTMGGAMVLVMIAWMLNMYKNTKANIAIVGVGILLIAGGVFLDRSQITVGDTAFMNGMIPHHSLAITRSERAQIQDVRVCELAVEIIEAQKREILLMDWLIDDIQTNGPATTPEEAASRAAPTFSGEADRSCANETTTE from the coding sequence ATGTCGAAAACCGATAACGATCAGCACACCTCAGATCACCAACACTCGGAAGACGACAAGCCCCGCACGTCGGCTGCGATGTACCTGCGATTCGCGGCGATGATCCTCACTGCCATGGTCGTCATGTACTGGGTCATGTTCGTCGGCTCATGGGAGTGGAGCCACATCCGGTTCAGTCAGAGCCGGGTGTTCATGACCGTCACCATGGGCGGCGCCATGGTGCTCGTGATGATCGCCTGGATGCTGAACATGTACAAGAACACCAAGGCGAACATCGCCATCGTCGGCGTCGGAATCCTCCTGATCGCCGGAGGCGTGTTTCTGGATCGCAGCCAGATCACCGTCGGCGACACCGCGTTCATGAATGGGATGATCCCGCACCACTCCCTCGCCATCACGCGGTCCGAGCGCGCACAGATACAAGACGTGCGCGTCTGCGAGCTGGCCGTCGAGATCATCGAGGCGCAGAAACGGGAGATCCTCCTGATGGACTGGCTTATCGACGACATTCAAACCAACGGGCCGGCAACCACTCCGGAAGAGGCGGCCTCGCGAGCCGCGCCAACCTTCTCGGGAGAAGCAGACCGAAGCTGCGCGAACGAGACCACCACCGAGTAG
- a CDS encoding metal-sensitive transcriptional regulator — protein MNGYAGNKDDLLKRLSRAEGQVRGIARMVDNDKYCIDILTQVSAATSALETVALSLLADHLSHCVAEAAAEGGPVAEEKIREANEAIARLVRS, from the coding sequence ATGAACGGTTATGCGGGAAACAAAGATGATCTGCTGAAGCGGCTGAGCCGGGCTGAGGGGCAGGTGCGCGGCATCGCGCGAATGGTCGACAACGACAAGTACTGCATCGACATCCTCACCCAGGTGTCGGCGGCGACGAGCGCGCTGGAGACGGTCGCGTTGTCGCTGCTGGCGGATCATCTGTCCCACTGCGTCGCTGAGGCTGCAGCTGAAGGCGGCCCGGTAGCCGAAGAGAAGATCCGAGAAGCGAACGAGGCGATCGCTCGCCTTGTCCGCTCCTGA
- a CDS encoding heavy-metal-associated domain-containing protein: MTTNERTDLGLTDSAAGCSCCATASVPDTQPAASTITEEVLVEGMTCSHCVMSVTEEISAIDGVDNVSVDLNAGGTSRVTIHSAAPIDAARVRAAVEEAGYALAGTPA, translated from the coding sequence ATGACCACGAACGAGCGCACCGACCTGGGCCTGACCGACTCCGCCGCCGGATGCAGCTGCTGCGCCACGGCATCCGTCCCCGACACGCAGCCCGCCGCATCCACGATCACCGAAGAGGTGCTGGTTGAGGGGATGACCTGCTCGCACTGCGTGATGAGCGTCACCGAGGAGATCTCCGCGATCGACGGTGTCGACAACGTCTCGGTCGACCTGAACGCCGGCGGCACCTCACGGGTCACGATCCACAGCGCCGCGCCGATCGATGCCGCACGCGTGCGAGCCGCGGTGGAGGAGGCGGGGTACGCCCTCGCCGGCACACCCGCATGA
- a CDS encoding heavy metal translocating P-type ATPase has translation MSTVDVDLEISGMTCASCATRIERKLNKIPGVEATVNYATEKARVHADGVETAQLIAAVESAGYSATLPAPVIDEFTTAATPPDDVELVSLRRRLLISTALAVPVALMSMIPVLQFTYWQWLALTLTAPVAVWGAWPFHRAAFVNARHGAATMDTLISVGVIAAFGWSLYALFFGMAGMPGMHMTFTLFGSPEAGSGEIYLEVAALVTVFILAGRYAEARAKKSSSEALRALLELGAKDATRLVGGVEQRVPVAQLAVGDRVLVRPGEKIPSDGLVVDGASAIDASMLTGESVPVEVTVGSRVVGATVNVGGRLIVEITRVGADTELARMQRLMDDAQTGKARVQRLADRVSAVFVPIVILLAIVAFVGWMLVGGSVEVAFTAAVATLIIACPCALGLATPTALLVGTGRGSQLGILIRGPQVLEQTRQVDTIVLDKTGTITQGAMTVTTVSAAPGVTDDELLRIAAGAEWGSEHPVARAIASAHGGAAPVAESFASHAGFGVQAVLEGSLVVAGRPEWVQDQWSVHLPIRFRGEAEVLEAAGGTVIAVARDGDFLGIVAVSDTVKPTSADAIARFRALGLRPVLLTGDNAGAAEHIAGLVGIDEVRAGVTPAGKLDAIRQLQSSGRVVAMVGDGVNDAAALAAADLGIAMGGGTDAAIAASDVTIASGDLLVVADAIRLSRRTLGTIKGNLFWAFAYNIAAIPIAMLGLLNPLVAAAAMALSSVFVVTNSLRLRRFRPAPAPTVPTAPVAREPQHV, from the coding sequence ATGAGCACCGTCGATGTGGACCTCGAGATCTCGGGGATGACCTGCGCATCCTGCGCGACCCGGATCGAGCGCAAGCTCAACAAGATCCCGGGTGTGGAGGCGACGGTCAATTACGCGACCGAGAAGGCGCGCGTGCACGCCGACGGGGTGGAGACGGCGCAGCTGATCGCGGCGGTCGAATCCGCCGGCTACTCCGCGACGCTTCCCGCCCCCGTCATCGATGAGTTCACAACGGCCGCAACACCCCCCGACGACGTCGAGCTGGTGTCCCTGCGACGCCGGCTGCTGATCAGCACGGCCCTGGCCGTGCCGGTCGCGCTCATGTCGATGATCCCGGTGCTGCAGTTCACCTACTGGCAGTGGCTCGCGCTGACCCTGACCGCGCCGGTCGCGGTGTGGGGCGCCTGGCCGTTCCACCGCGCAGCGTTCGTGAACGCCCGCCACGGCGCCGCCACGATGGACACCCTGATCAGCGTTGGCGTGATCGCCGCTTTCGGCTGGTCGTTGTACGCGCTGTTCTTCGGGATGGCGGGGATGCCGGGCATGCACATGACCTTCACCCTCTTCGGCAGCCCGGAAGCGGGAAGCGGGGAGATCTACCTGGAAGTCGCCGCCCTCGTCACGGTGTTCATCCTGGCCGGCCGGTACGCCGAAGCCCGGGCGAAGAAGTCCTCCTCCGAGGCGTTGCGCGCCCTGCTCGAACTCGGCGCCAAGGACGCCACGCGCCTCGTCGGCGGGGTGGAGCAGCGTGTTCCGGTCGCACAGCTTGCCGTCGGGGACCGGGTGCTGGTGCGCCCCGGCGAGAAGATCCCCTCGGACGGGCTCGTCGTCGACGGCGCCTCGGCGATCGACGCCAGCATGCTGACCGGCGAATCCGTGCCGGTCGAGGTCACCGTCGGATCCCGCGTCGTGGGCGCCACCGTGAACGTTGGCGGACGCCTGATCGTCGAGATCACGAGGGTCGGGGCGGACACGGAGCTGGCGCGGATGCAGCGGCTGATGGATGACGCTCAGACCGGCAAGGCGCGCGTGCAGCGTCTCGCCGACCGGGTCTCGGCCGTGTTCGTTCCGATCGTGATCCTCCTGGCCATCGTCGCTTTCGTCGGGTGGATGCTGGTCGGTGGGTCCGTCGAGGTCGCGTTCACTGCTGCGGTGGCGACGCTGATCATCGCGTGCCCGTGCGCGCTGGGCTTGGCCACTCCGACCGCGCTGCTGGTCGGCACCGGACGCGGGTCACAGCTGGGCATCCTCATTCGTGGGCCGCAGGTGCTTGAGCAGACCCGTCAGGTCGACACGATCGTGCTGGACAAGACCGGAACCATCACCCAGGGCGCGATGACCGTCACCACCGTCTCGGCGGCGCCCGGCGTTACCGATGACGAGTTGCTGCGGATCGCCGCCGGCGCGGAGTGGGGATCCGAACACCCCGTGGCGCGGGCCATCGCGAGCGCTCATGGTGGCGCGGCACCGGTGGCGGAGTCGTTCGCGTCGCACGCCGGGTTCGGCGTCCAGGCCGTTCTGGAAGGCTCGCTCGTCGTGGCTGGACGCCCGGAGTGGGTGCAGGACCAGTGGTCCGTTCATCTGCCGATCCGTTTCCGCGGTGAGGCTGAGGTGCTGGAGGCTGCTGGGGGCACGGTGATCGCGGTCGCCCGCGACGGGGACTTCCTCGGCATCGTCGCGGTCTCCGACACCGTCAAGCCCACCAGCGCGGACGCGATCGCCCGATTCCGCGCCCTGGGCCTGCGTCCCGTGCTGCTCACGGGCGACAACGCCGGCGCCGCCGAGCACATCGCGGGTCTGGTCGGCATCGATGAGGTTCGGGCTGGGGTCACCCCCGCAGGAAAGCTCGACGCCATCCGGCAGCTGCAATCCTCGGGGCGTGTGGTGGCCATGGTCGGCGACGGTGTGAACGATGCCGCCGCCCTCGCCGCGGCCGACCTCGGCATCGCGATGGGCGGCGGGACGGACGCCGCCATCGCCGCCAGCGACGTAACCATCGCCTCCGGCGATCTCCTGGTTGTCGCGGATGCGATCCGACTGTCGCGCCGGACGCTGGGCACCATCAAGGGCAACCTGTTCTGGGCGTTCGCGTACAACATCGCCGCGATCCCGATCGCGATGCTCGGCCTGCTCAACCCCCTGGTTGCCGCCGCAGCGATGGCCCTGTCGTCGGTGTTTGTGGTGACCAACAGCCTCCGCCTGCGACGGTTCCGCCCAGCGCCGGCGCCGACGGTACCGACCGCACCCGTGGCGCGGGAACCGCAGCACGTTTGA
- a CDS encoding DUF6153 family protein, whose translation MITLAQHLRRGPSGLGHSVLLLIALTAALIIGLLAMHALAAPTGHAEPAAAVSVQEAGAAHGHDAPPADDGCPDCGGHEAMLAMACVLALLVVSLLFLLPRAGVSWGVVFGRAGPLMVAGRAALSRPPSLLVLCISRT comes from the coding sequence ATGATCACTCTCGCGCAGCATCTGCGTCGCGGCCCTTCCGGGCTGGGTCACTCTGTGCTGTTGCTCATCGCCCTCACCGCCGCGCTCATCATCGGGCTGCTCGCCATGCACGCGCTGGCCGCCCCGACAGGCCACGCCGAGCCTGCCGCCGCCGTGTCCGTGCAGGAAGCCGGCGCCGCCCACGGCCACGATGCGCCACCGGCTGACGACGGTTGCCCCGACTGCGGTGGGCATGAAGCCATGCTCGCGATGGCGTGCGTCCTTGCCCTCCTGGTCGTATCGCTGCTTTTCCTCCTGCCCCGCGCTGGCGTCAGCTGGGGTGTCGTGTTCGGCCGCGCCGGACCCCTCATGGTCGCCGGCCGGGCAGCGCTGTCCCGACCACCCTCTCTTCTCGTTCTCTGCATCAGTCGTACGTGA
- a CDS encoding DUF305 domain-containing protein, producing MKNRAAATAAITLTALLALAGCAGTTGSGGMPNMPGMGSSASPAADVNNADMQFTMMMIPHHEQAVEMADMILGKDGIDERVSTLAEQIKAAQGPEIELMESWLDDWGTPMGDMGGMDHGMMSDTDMQALEDASGVEASRLFLEQMIVHHQGAIDMAQTEVENGQNADVIALAEAIIASQTTEITTMEDILATL from the coding sequence ATGAAGAACCGTGCCGCGGCGACCGCCGCGATCACCCTGACCGCCCTGCTCGCCCTCGCCGGCTGCGCCGGCACCACCGGCAGCGGCGGGATGCCCAACATGCCCGGAATGGGCTCGTCGGCGTCTCCCGCTGCCGACGTGAACAACGCCGACATGCAGTTCACGATGATGATGATTCCCCATCACGAACAAGCCGTTGAGATGGCCGACATGATCCTCGGCAAGGACGGCATCGACGAGCGCGTCAGCACCCTGGCGGAGCAGATCAAGGCCGCCCAAGGCCCGGAGATCGAGCTGATGGAGTCCTGGCTCGATGACTGGGGCACCCCGATGGGGGACATGGGCGGCATGGACCACGGGATGATGTCCGACACCGACATGCAAGCCCTCGAGGACGCCAGTGGTGTGGAGGCGTCCCGCCTCTTCCTGGAGCAGATGATCGTCCACCATCAGGGCGCGATCGACATGGCGCAGACCGAGGTCGAGAACGGCCAGAACGCCGACGTGATCGCCCTCGCAGAGGCCATCATCGCCTCACAGACCACCGAGATCACCACGATGGAGGACATTCTCGCGACACTCTGA
- a CDS encoding WD40/YVTN/BNR-like repeat-containing protein, with protein MKTHTRTLAAFGLATTVVLTAAACAAVPENETSLDLIPHVHDVAFDPDGAVLVGAHTGVYRVDPTTDDTSLVGKTTFDAMGLTVHADTILASGHPDPANQDHTFTAPNVGLVRYSDAGWEQVSLAGVTDFHLLAATPAAPDFLLGLPSDRAVLAASSDAGQTWEDLGPLTARDISIDPMKADVVTATTPEGLVVSRDGGITFTAVANAPALLVITADPTAEEGIIGVDADGTIWTGSTTEGAVWKTAGHATGAASAIAASFDGAVAIADEGGVRITTDAGNTWRTVIRTDASQ; from the coding sequence ATGAAGACACATACACGCACTCTCGCCGCTTTTGGCCTCGCCACCACGGTTGTCCTGACCGCCGCCGCATGCGCGGCTGTACCCGAGAATGAGACCTCGCTCGATCTCATCCCGCACGTCCACGACGTCGCTTTCGACCCGGACGGGGCGGTGTTGGTCGGCGCACACACCGGTGTCTACCGGGTCGACCCGACGACGGACGACACCTCCCTGGTCGGGAAGACCACCTTCGATGCGATGGGACTGACCGTCCACGCGGACACCATCCTCGCGTCCGGCCACCCTGACCCGGCCAACCAGGACCACACCTTCACTGCCCCCAACGTGGGCCTGGTCCGCTACAGCGACGCCGGCTGGGAACAGGTGTCGCTGGCAGGCGTCACCGACTTCCACCTTCTCGCCGCCACCCCCGCCGCCCCCGACTTCCTCCTCGGGCTTCCGTCCGACCGGGCGGTCCTCGCGGCGAGCAGTGATGCCGGGCAGACCTGGGAGGACCTTGGCCCGCTGACGGCACGTGACATCAGCATCGACCCGATGAAAGCCGATGTGGTCACTGCCACCACTCCGGAGGGTCTGGTGGTCAGCCGCGACGGCGGCATCACCTTCACCGCGGTCGCCAACGCCCCGGCGCTTCTGGTGATCACGGCCGACCCGACAGCGGAGGAGGGCATCATCGGGGTCGATGCGGACGGCACGATCTGGACCGGAAGCACGACCGAGGGGGCCGTCTGGAAGACCGCCGGGCACGCCACCGGCGCCGCTTCGGCAATCGCGGCCAGCTTCGACGGAGCTGTCGCCATCGCTGACGAGGGCGGAGTGCGCATAACCACCGACGCCGGAAACACCTGGCGGACTGTCATCAGGACGGACGCTTCACAATGA
- a CDS encoding heavy metal translocating P-type ATPase gives MSNATRTVVLEVEGLSWASSKATVEATLLRQAGVTDVEANPVSQTANVTFNPELTSQDQLRQWIIECGYHCAGQSVPEHICDPADDPTRPAHTDHRPPLTEPHVPAPGDARPLGPASPAHDHAAMTSPAPVGGETPASQGPHQAPDHGGHEMADRSMQDVMGHGGSHAGMSMASMIRDMRNRFIVAAVLSVPIILWSPIGREVLGFTVPAPFGLRDDVFSLILSLPVIFYSAWIFFDGAFRALRARTLDMMVLVAVGVGTGWLYSVAVTLTGGGEVFYEAATVLAAFVLLGHWVEMRARGGANDAIRTLLELAPPRAVVLRDGEEVEVPTADVVPGDLMLVRPGAKIPTDGTVEEGDSEIDESMVTGESLPVLKTPGSEVIGATVNTTGTLRVRATKVGADTALAQIVALVQEAQNSKAPGQRLADRAAFWLVLVALIGGTVTFLAWWLTGAPVPTAILFAITVVVITCPDALGLATPTAIMVGTGLGAKRGVLFKNASALESAAHIDMVVLDKTGTLTKGEPEVTDYLPIGMNDIELLSLAAAAERESEHPLARAVVAYADARNIPRRTASAFRNVTGLGAVATVDGHRVVMGNTRLMADEGIDISPIEAALHGLASTGRTAIAFAVDGEAAGVIALADAPRETAAAAVTALHEAGIEVVMLTGDNEPTAKRIASLLGIDTVIAEVLPEDKSARIAELQCAGKKVAMVGDGVNDAPALAQADLGIAIGAGTDVAIETADVVLMRSDPLDVAIALRIGKGTVRKMRQNLGWAIGYNAVALPIAAGVFVSSLGIMLSPEIAAISMSGSSVIVAVNALLLKRLRLPSPPAPAPAPAPAAS, from the coding sequence ATGAGCAACGCGACGCGAACCGTGGTGTTGGAAGTCGAGGGGTTGTCCTGGGCGTCCTCCAAGGCCACGGTCGAGGCCACCCTGCTGCGGCAGGCGGGTGTCACTGATGTCGAGGCGAACCCGGTCTCCCAGACCGCGAACGTGACCTTCAACCCGGAGCTGACCTCACAGGATCAGCTGCGGCAGTGGATCATCGAGTGCGGCTACCACTGCGCCGGGCAGTCCGTCCCCGAGCACATCTGCGATCCCGCCGACGACCCCACCCGGCCGGCGCACACCGACCACCGCCCGCCCCTGACCGAACCACACGTGCCGGCGCCCGGCGATGCACGGCCCCTGGGCCCGGCGAGCCCGGCTCACGATCACGCCGCGATGACCAGCCCCGCACCTGTAGGCGGCGAGACCCCCGCGAGCCAGGGCCCACACCAAGCTCCGGATCACGGCGGCCACGAGATGGCCGACCGCAGCATGCAGGATGTGATGGGGCACGGCGGAAGCCACGCGGGAATGTCCATGGCGTCGATGATCCGCGATATGCGCAACCGTTTCATCGTGGCCGCCGTGCTGTCCGTGCCGATCATCTTGTGGTCCCCGATCGGCCGGGAGGTGCTGGGGTTCACCGTTCCCGCACCGTTCGGGCTGCGCGATGACGTTTTCTCGCTGATCCTCTCGCTGCCGGTGATCTTCTACTCCGCCTGGATCTTCTTCGATGGTGCTTTCCGCGCGCTCCGAGCCCGGACCCTGGACATGATGGTGCTGGTCGCGGTCGGTGTCGGCACCGGCTGGCTGTACAGCGTGGCGGTCACCCTCACCGGCGGCGGTGAAGTGTTCTATGAGGCAGCCACCGTGCTTGCCGCCTTCGTTCTGCTCGGCCACTGGGTGGAGATGCGCGCCCGCGGCGGGGCGAACGACGCGATTCGCACCCTGCTCGAGCTCGCCCCTCCCCGCGCCGTCGTGCTCCGCGACGGCGAAGAGGTCGAGGTGCCCACCGCCGACGTCGTCCCCGGCGATCTCATGCTGGTGCGACCCGGCGCGAAGATCCCGACCGACGGCACCGTCGAAGAAGGCGACTCGGAGATCGACGAATCGATGGTGACCGGAGAGAGCCTGCCGGTCCTCAAGACGCCCGGCTCCGAGGTGATCGGGGCCACCGTCAACACCACCGGGACCCTCCGGGTGCGGGCCACCAAGGTCGGCGCCGACACCGCCCTCGCGCAGATCGTCGCCCTCGTTCAGGAAGCGCAGAACTCCAAGGCCCCCGGGCAACGCCTCGCCGACCGTGCCGCGTTCTGGCTGGTCCTGGTCGCCCTGATCGGCGGCACGGTCACCTTCCTGGCCTGGTGGCTCACCGGCGCGCCGGTGCCCACGGCGATCCTGTTCGCCATCACCGTCGTGGTGATCACCTGCCCCGACGCGCTCGGCCTGGCCACACCGACTGCGATCATGGTCGGCACCGGACTCGGCGCCAAACGCGGCGTGCTGTTCAAGAACGCCAGCGCCCTGGAATCCGCTGCCCATATCGATATGGTCGTCCTCGACAAGACCGGCACTCTGACCAAGGGCGAACCCGAAGTCACGGACTACCTGCCGATCGGCATGAACGACATCGAACTGCTCTCCCTCGCGGCCGCAGCGGAACGCGAATCTGAGCATCCGCTCGCCAGGGCGGTCGTCGCCTACGCCGACGCCCGCAACATCCCCCGACGCACCGCCAGCGCATTCCGGAACGTGACCGGGCTCGGCGCGGTCGCCACCGTCGACGGCCACCGCGTGGTGATGGGCAACACCCGTTTGATGGCCGACGAGGGCATCGACATCAGCCCCATCGAGGCAGCCCTCCACGGACTGGCCTCCACCGGCCGCACCGCCATCGCATTCGCGGTGGACGGCGAGGCAGCGGGGGTGATCGCGCTGGCGGACGCGCCGCGAGAAACCGCCGCCGCAGCGGTCACGGCCCTGCACGAGGCTGGCATCGAGGTCGTCATGCTCACCGGCGACAACGAACCCACGGCAAAGCGGATCGCTTCCCTGTTGGGCATCGACACCGTGATCGCCGAAGTCCTCCCCGAGGACAAGTCCGCACGGATCGCCGAGCTGCAATGCGCGGGCAAGAAGGTTGCCATGGTCGGCGACGGCGTGAACGACGCCCCCGCCCTCGCTCAAGCAGACCTGGGCATCGCCATCGGCGCAGGAACCGATGTGGCCATCGAGACTGCTGATGTCGTTCTGATGCGCTCCGACCCGCTCGACGTCGCGATCGCGCTGCGGATCGGAAAAGGCACCGTTCGCAAGATGCGACAGAACCTCGGCTGGGCCATCGGCTACAACGCCGTTGCCCTCCCGATCGCCGCCGGCGTGTTCGTCTCCTCGCTGGGGATCATGCTCAGCCCGGAGATCGCCGCCATCTCCATGTCCGGCTCCAGCGTCATCGTCGCCGTCAACGCGCTCCTGCTCAAGAGGCTGCGCCTGCCCTCACCTCCCGCTCCCGCTCCCGCTCCCGCTCCCGCAGCATCCTGA
- a CDS encoding YHS domain-containing protein: MTHHTDDTTDNTVLVTDPVCGMLIDPATAATTREHGGTTFYFCSIGCAKAFDADPHRYGHP, encoded by the coding sequence ATGACACACCACACCGACGACACGACCGACAACACAGTATTAGTCACTGACCCGGTCTGCGGAATGCTGATCGACCCCGCCACAGCCGCCACAACCCGAGAGCACGGCGGCACCACGTTCTACTTCTGCTCAATCGGATGCGCCAAGGCTTTCGACGCCGATCCCCACCGATACGGACACCCGTGA
- a CDS encoding SHOCT domain-containing protein, producing MMYGNGFGWGWMWFGGVMLLLILAAVIILIVRTAASGSSPRGGQVPSAPNTARQIAEERLARGEITPDEFRQVVRALEERT from the coding sequence ATGATGTACGGAAACGGCTTCGGGTGGGGCTGGATGTGGTTCGGCGGCGTGATGTTGCTGCTCATCTTGGCGGCAGTCATCATCTTGATCGTCCGCACCGCAGCTTCAGGTTCGTCTCCGCGTGGGGGACAGGTTCCGTCGGCGCCGAACACAGCGCGTCAGATCGCCGAGGAACGCCTTGCGCGCGGCGAGATCACCCCAGACGAATTTCGACAGGTCGTGCGGGCGCTCGAAGAACGCACCTGA